In Salvelinus sp. IW2-2015 linkage group LG23, ASM291031v2, whole genome shotgun sequence, a genomic segment contains:
- the LOC111951176 gene encoding arylsulfatase I-like — MHAVTSLSMVSLLSFGYLSMDWIKPNQVEEHTQNDASITFEXKQPPHIIFILTDDQGFNDIGYHNPDIRTPTLDKLAAEGVKLENYYVQPICTPSRSQLITGRYQIHTGLQHSIIRPRQPNCLPLDMTTLPQRLQEAGYATHMVGKWHLGFYRKECLPTRRGFHSYFGSLTGSVDYYTYGSCDGPGLCGYDLHEGETVAWGRGGKFSTHLYTQRVRKILSTHDPSRQPLFMFLSLQAVHTPLQSPKAYIYPYRGMGNVARRKYAALVSIVDEAVRNVTYALRKYGYYRNSVLIFSTDNGAQPFTGGSNWPLRGRKGTYWEGGVRGVGFVHSPLLRHKRRVSKALLHITDWYPTLVGLAGGNVSLTEGLDGYNVWPTISEGRESPRLEILHNIDPLHRRSGLASASGQEAQHVWDTSVQAAIRVGDWKLLTGDPGHGDWVPPQVLANFPGSWWNLERNTEXTGKSVWLFNITGDPYERSDMAVQRPDVVKKLLARLAYYNCTAVPVRFPTDDPRANPDRNGGAWVPWVGGDEDEPKWNGVYKKGRNKKKKKCKLCKLRSFFKKLNTRIMSNRI, encoded by the exons ATGCACGCAGTTACCAGCCTCTCAATGGTCAGTCTGTTAAGTTTTGGCTACCTATCCATGGACTGGATCAAGCCGAATCAAGTGGAGGAGCACACTCAAAACGATGCCTCTATTACGTTTGAGSCWAAGCAACCACCACACATTATATTCATACTGACGGATGACCAAGGCTTCAATGACATAGGTTATCACAACCCGGACATTCGGACTCCAACTCTGGACAAACTGGCCGCGGAGGGGGTGAAGCTGGAGAATTACTATGTTCAACCTATCTGCACTCCGTCACGCAGTCAGTTGATCACGGGCAG ATACCAGATCCACACAGGYCTCCAGCACTCCATCATCCGGCCTCGACAGCCCAACTGCCTCCCCCTGGACATGACCACACTCCCACAGCGGCTGCAGGAAGCRGGGTACGCTACTCACATGGTGGGCAAATGGCACCTTGGCTTCTACAGGAAGGAGTGTCTGCCCACGCGCCGAGGCTTCCACAGCTACTTTGGCTCTCTGACGGGCAGTGTGGACTACTACACGTATGGCTCCTGTGACGGACCAGGCCTGTGTGGCTACGACCTCCATGAGGGGGAGACCGTGGCCTGGGGCCGTGGAGGCAAGTTCTCCACCCACCTCTACACGCAGAGGGTACGCAAGATCCTGTCCACTCACGACCCRTCCCGCCAGCCCCTSttcatgttcctctctctccaggctgtgCACACACCCCTGCAGTCGCCCAAGGCCTACATCTACCCCTACCGCGGGATGGGGAACGTAGCCAGAAGGAAGTACGCAGCCTTGGTGTCCATCGTCGACGAGGCTGTACGMAATGTCACCTACGCTCTGCGCAAGTACGGCTACTAYCGCAACAGTGTGCTCATCTTCTCCACTGACAACGGTGCCCAGCCGTTCACTGGGGGGAGTAACTGGCCCCTRCGGGGGCGTAAGGGGACCTACTGGGAGGGAGGGGTCCGTGGGGTGGGCTTCGTACACAGCCCCCTGCTGCGTCACAAGCGGAGGGTTTCCAAGGCCCTCCTGCACATCACTGACTGGTACCCAACCCTGGTTGGTCTGGCTGGGGGTAACGTGTCACTGACTGAGGGTCTTGACGGCTACAATGTATGGCCAACCATCAGTGAGGGCAGAGAGTCCCCACGCCTGGAGATCCTCCATAACATTGACCCACTCCACCGGCGCTCTGGCCTGGCGTCTGCGTCTGGACAGGAGGCCCAGCATGTGTGGGACACCTCGGTCCAAGCTGCCATCCGGGTGGGGGACTGGAAGCTGCTGACAGGGGACCCGGGCCATGGAGACTGGGTCCCACCACAGGTACTGGCCAACTTCCCAGGAAGCTGGTGGAACCTGGAGCGGAACACTGAGGSAACAGGGAAGTCTGTGTGGCTCTTCAACATCACAGGAGACCCCTATGAACGCAGTGACATGGCTGTGCAGAGGCCTGATGTGGTCAAGAAGCTGCTAGCACGTYTGGCCTACTACAACTGCACTGCCGTCCCTGTTAGGTTCCCCACCGAYGATCCCCGGGCCAATCCAGACCGCAACGGGGGGGCCTGGGTACCCTGGGTYGGGGGGGACGAGGACGAGCCGAAATGGAACGGGGTCTATAAGAAAGGGaggaataaaaagaagaagaaatgcAAGCTGTGCAAACTGAGATCCTTTTTCAAGAAACTGAATACAAGGATAATGTCCAATAGAATATGA